CGCTGCACCTGGATGCGGCGTGGGCGGCCCAGCAGCCGGGCTTCCGCGGTGAGCGCCTGGTGAATTCGATGTTCACCCTCTCCACGCTGGTCGGCCTGTCGGTGGCGCAGCTGACGTTGGGCACCATCGTGGCCAACCTGGGCTTCTCGGAGGTGTCGTTCCCCAAGCCGGTGTTTCACGGTGACACGCTGTATGCCGAGACGGTCTGCACCGACAAGCGGGAGTCCAAGAGCCGCCCCGGCGAGGGCATCGTCACGTTGGAGCACGTCGGGCGTAACCAGAACGGCGACATTGTCGCCCGCGCGGTACGCACCACGCTGGTGCGCAAGAAGCCCGCGGGGGACCAGTGAGCACCGGTCCGGCCTGGCTGTTCTGCCCGGCGGATCGCCCGGAGCGATACGGCAAAGCGGCCGCGGTCGCCGACGTGGTGATCCTCGACCTGGAAGACGGGGTGGCCGCCGCGGATCGGCCCGCCGCCCGCGAAGCGCTGCGGAGCACGCCCCTTGACCCGGAGCGGACCGTGGTGCGGGTGAACCCGGCCGGCACCGAGGACCAGGCCCGCGACTTGGAGGCACTGGCCGACACCGCCTACACCACGGTGATGCTGGCCAAGACCGAATCCGCTGCCCAGGTCGCCGCACTGGCGCCGCGGCAGGTGGTGGCCCTGATCGAGACGCCACGCGGCGCGGTGTTCTGCGCCGAGATCGCCGCCGCACAGCAATGCGTCGCGATGATGTGGGGCGCCGAAGATCTGGTCGCGGCCATGGGCGGCGGCTCCAGTCGGCACGACCAATCAGGTTCTCAAGGCCGGTATCGCGATGTGGCCCGCCACGTGCGCTCGAGTGTGTTGTTGGCGGCATCGACCTTCGGCCGGGCCGCGCTGGATGCCGTCTACCTCAACATCGGCGACCTCGACGGGCTCAAAGCCGAAGCACTCGATGGCGCCGCGGTCGGATTCGCTGCTACGGTGTGCATCCACCCGAGCCAGATCGCGGTGGTCCGCGACGCCTATCGGCCCGCCCCGGAACGGGTTGACTGGGCGCGCAGGGTGCTCGCCGCGGCGCAGACCGAGCGCGGGGTGTTCGCGTTCGAAGGACAGATGGTCGACTCCCCGGTACTACGGCACGCGGAAGCCATCCTGCGGCGGGCGGATTGATGCACCAGGAGGACTGACCGCGCATGCGCATCACCCAGATCATCGAGACACCGGTGCGCTTGCGCGGCGAGGTCGCCAACGCCTTGGTGGATTTCTCCCGGCACACGGTGTCACTGGTCGCGGTGGTCAGCGATCAGATCCGCGACGGGAAGCCGGTGACCGGAGTCGCGTTCAATTCGATCGGCCGATTCGCCCAGAGCGGCATCCTGGCCGACCGGATGATCCCGCGGGTGCTGCGCGCAAACCCCGAGTCGCTGCTTGACGATGCCGGTCGGATCGATCCCGCTCGGGTGCTGACTTGTGCGCTGGCAGACGAAAAGCCCGGCGGGCACGGCGATCGGGCCGGTGCGGCGGCCGCACTGGAGCTGGCGTGCTGGGATCTCAACGCCAAGCTCGCCGACGAGCCCGCCTACCGCACCATTGCCGGGTATTTCGGCCGCGACACCGTTCCCGCGGCTGTCCCGGTGTATGCCGCCGGCGGCTACTACTACCCGGGCGATGATTCGGACGCTGGCCTGGATCGGCTGCGCAGCGAGATCCGCGGCTATCTCGATCTGGGCTACGACGCGGTCAAGATGAAGATCGGCGGCGCGTCGACGAGCGAGGACCTGGCGCGCGTCGAGGCCGTGATCGACATTGTCGGCAGCGGGGCCCGAGTCGCCGTGGACGCCAATGGCCGGTTCGACGAGGCCGCCGCGGTGCAGTGGGCACAGGCGCTGAGCCCGTTTGGCCTGCGTTGGTACGAAGAGCCCGGTGACCCGCTCGATTTCGCGTTGAATGCCGCGGTCATTGAGGCCTACGACGGCGCCGTCGCCACCGGAGAGAACCTGTTCTCGGTGCGCGATGCGACCAACTTGGTTCGCTACGCCGGTATGCGGCCGAGCCGCGACATCTTCCAGATGGACGCCGGACTCAGCTATGGGCTGACCGAATACGCCCGGATGATCGAGGTTCTCGAGGCGCACGGCTTTGATCGTCGCTTGGCCTTCCCGCACGGCGGGCACCTGATCAATCTGCACATCGTGGTCGCGCTGGGCCTGGGCGGCTGCGAGTCCTATCCCGGGGTGTTCGCACCGTTCGGCGGCTATTCGCCGGGTTGTGTGCTGGCCGAGGGCACCATCGCGCCGACCGACGCGCCGGGTTTCGGGCTGGAGGAGAAGCCCGATCTGGCTGCCGTGATTGCCGACCTGGTGGGATGAGCGGATGAAGATAGCGGTCATCGGTTGCGGCGCCATGGGTTCCATCTATGCCGCCAAGTTGGCGGCGGCCGGCAATGACGTGCTGGCCGTGGACCGGTCAAGCGCGCACGTCGACGCCATCGTCGCGGGCGGCCTGCGGATCAGCGGACCGCAGCCCGACCAGGTGGTTCCCATGCGGGCGGCCACCACCGCGCCGGCCGAGCCGATGGATCTGGTGGTGCTGGCGGTTAAGGCCGCCGACGTCGCCACCGGGGCCAATCAGGCACTGCCGCTGCTCGGCGAGAACACTCCGGTGTTGACCATCCAGAACGGACTCGGGTCGGCCGACACCGTTGCCGACATCGTCGGCGCAGGCCGAGTGGCGGTGGGCATCGCCAGCGGATTCGGGGCCTCGCGTCCCGCCCCGGGGCATGTGCACCACAACGCGATGCGCGCCGTCCGGTTCGGCGCCTATGCGGCGCTGCCGTTTTCGACTGTCGACCAGATCGCTCGGGTGTGGTCGGAGGCGGGATTCGACGCGGCCGCGGTCGCCGACATCGCCGCCATGCAGTGGGAGAAGCTCATCTGCAACGCCGCCTACAGTGCGCCGTGCGCGCTGACCGGTATGACGGTGGGCCAGGTCATGGATGACGCAGACATGGGACCGGTCAGCCGCGCCACGGCGACTGAGGCCTGGACTGTGGCCCGGGCCGCTGGGATCGGCATCGACGTGGCAGACCCGGTCGAGCATGTCCGGGCCTTTGGTGCGCAGATGCCGAACGCCAAACCGTCTGCACTGCTGGATCATCTGGCCCGCCGCGTCAGCGAGATCGACGTCATCAACGGCGCCGTGGTGCGCACCGCCGTGCAGGTGGGGGAGCACGCCCCGGTGAACTCCACGCTGACCGCGCTGGTCAAAGCGGTTGAACGTCAGTGGTCCACGCCCCAGGGCTGAACACCACGCCGACCGGCGTTCAGCTCCGCCCCGTTTTCGCCGGCGGCGCTAGCGTGGATTGGCATGACCGATGACAAGGCGCGAGTGGACCTGAGCGGGTCCCCGCAGACCATGCTCGCGACGCTGTACGCCAAGGCGCTGGATGCCGATCTGCCCGAGCCCATCCTGGGTGATCGCTACGCCAAGGACGTGGTCGCACGCATCGACTACGACTGGCGCAAGACCACCATCACCGCGGCTCGCTCACCGTCGGTGACCACCCGCTCGGCACACTTCGATGGCTGGGCTAGCCGATTCCTGGCGGCCAACCCCGACGCCGTAGTGCTGCACCTGGGCTGTGGGCTCGACGCAAGATACTTCCGGCTGCAACCGGGCGATGGAATCGACTGGTATGACATCGACTATCCCGATGTCGCCGCCCTGCGCCGGCAGCTGCTGCCCGAGCGACCGCACAACCACGTGGTGGCGGCGTCGGTCACCGACCCGGCATGGTTCGCCGAAATACCTACCGGCCGCCCAACATTGATGCTCGGCGAAGGCCTGACCATGTACCTCACCGAACCCGACGGGGTGGCGTTGCTGCGCCGGGTCGTCGAGCACGCCCCGAGCGGGGAGCTGCAGTTCGACGCCTTCAATTGGCTGGGCATCAAGTCGCAATGGTCCAACGCGGTGGTGCGCAGATCCGGGGCGACGCTGCACTGGGCGATCAACGGCCCCGACGACATTCTTGCCGCGGTGCCGGGCACCCGGCTCTTGCAATGGGAGCGCTGGTTCGAGTCGGCCACCTTCGCCCAACTGCCGCGCGCCTACCGGGCGCTGGGCAAGGCGATGTCGTTGATCCCGGCGGTGGCGAACATGTCGCAGTATCACCGCTACGCCTTCTGAGCTGCGCAGACAAGATGGTCCGCGAAACCATTGACGAATTACGTTACGTAATGTAATTGTTTAGAGCGTGAGTCGCCGACAGCGGATGCCACAGTGACGGCGGGCCCGGACCCGGCCCCGGCCGGTCGCGGACGCCCGCGCGATCCGCGCACCGAGCAGGCCATCACCGAAGCGGCGCGCCGCCTGCTGGCCCGCGACGGCTACGACCAGGTGTCCATCGAGGCGATCGCCCGCGAGGCAGACGTCAGCCGACCCACCGTCTACCGACGCTGGCCGTCGAAGACGCATCTGGTGTTCGACGCGGTCTTCGGTGCCGCCGAGGTCGGTGACGTGCTGACCAGCTCGGGCGACTTCGAAGCAGACCTGCGCCTATTCGTTGCCGGGGTGTTCGAGTTCTGGCGCGCACCGGACGTGGCAGCCGCGGCGCTGGGCATCCTGGCCGATCGCCACCGCGACCCGGAGCTGTTCATCCGCACCCAACAGTTGCTCGACGAGACGACCCGCACCGCGTTCGGTGTGCTGGTCCGCGCCGGCATCGACCAAGGCGTGCTCGATGCCGACATCGATATCGAGATCGCCTATGACGCCTTGGTGGGCACCAGCTTCTACATCGCCCAAGTCTTGGCCACCGACACCGTCGACGCCGCCGCCGACAGACTGTGCACCTTGCTGCTGCAGGGAATGAGAAAGAAGGAGAACCGGGATGAGTGACGAGTTATCGGATCTGTCTGAGGCATTCGGGTCTCTGCTCGACGAGGTCCGTGCCGTCGAGCAACGCCTGCTGACCGCCGATCCGCCGCTGGAGGAGGCCGACGTCCTCGATGGCTACCGATGGGCGTTGAGCCTGCTGCGCGTCGCCTCCGAGGCCTACATCTGGGGCGATGCGGACAAACCGATCCTGGTCGACGTGATCGGCCCCTATCTCAAATGGGGCGGCGACAATTCGGATGCCTTCTACCAGCTGGCGCCAGTCGACCCGAGCCGCAGCTACCGGGTCACCGGCAACCGCGGCGACGCGGTCTATCTGTCCATGACCGTCTACGGCGGGCCCGACGACGGCCGCTACAGCGACCGGATCATCGACACCATCAACGACCGCGACCTCGGTTGCGACGCCGACGGCAACTTCGAATTCGTCCTCAGTGCGCAAGAGCAGCAGGGCAATTGGCTCAAATTGGAGCCCGATGCCGTGTTCATCCTGACCCGCGACTACCTCACCGACCCCGGGACCGATCGGCGGGTGCAGTGGAAGATCGAGGCGCTTGACGACACGCCGCGACGCCCCGACAGCCGGGCCGACCTGAGCCGGCGGATGCGCGCGGCGCGCACCTGGATTCGTGAGCAAGCCGCCATGGCGCCCGTGCGGCTGCCGGCCAACGTGCTGCAGGAGCCCTACCCGGTTCCCAGCCGCACCGTGGGCTGGGCCGCCGGCGATGCGGCCTATTCGATGGGCGCCTACGAACTGCAACCCGGCGAGGCGCTGGTCATCGAAGGGACTTCACCGGAGTGTGTGTTCTGGAATCTGTGCCTGTGGAATCCGTTCCTGCACACCTACGACTACACCCGCGAGCGAGTCACCATCAACGGCGCGCACGTCACTTACGCACCCGACGGGTCCTGGCAGATCGTGATCAGCGAAACCGATCCTGGGCATCCGAACTGGGTGTCCACCGCGGGCCGGTCCAAAGGCCTGATTTGGCTGCGCTGGTTCCTGCCCGAGGCCACCCCCGACCCACTGACCTGCCGGGTCGTCGACGTCGCAGAGCTGGCCTCATGAGCGCCGCCACCCGCCCGGGCGCCATCCGGCTCGAAGACCTCGCCAACCCGGTCTTTCCCGAGGCCGCCGCCCCGATGCGCGACGGCCTGGCCGGCTACGGCGCGGTCCTGCAACTCACACCGGAAGCCCTGCTGCAGGCCGCAACCGAACGAACTGGCCTCGACAATTGGGGCGACAACGGATTCCGCGAACGCCTCGACGTGCTGTGCGGTTCCCTGAACGCTGAAGCCGACCTGTCCGGCGTCGGCCGGGCAATGGCGTTCGAACAACTGGCCGGCCACCTCGTCAACCGGCTTCGGCTCGAAGGTCTGATCGCGGCGAACCCCGAGATCGAGAGCATCGAGATCGAACGGCCGATCATCATCTGCGGGCTGCCACGCACCGGCACTACCCACCTGCACAACTTGATCGCCGCAGACCCGGCACTGCGCTACCTGCCCTACTGGGAGAGCATGGAGCCGGTTCCCACGCCGGGCGAACCCGATCCGCAGGCCAGGCGAGACCGCTGCGCCGTCGGCCTGGATCTGATCAACACCTCGATGCCCGAGTTCAAGCGCATGCATGACATGACCGTCGACCACGCGCACGAAGAGATCCAGCTGCTGGGCAACGACATCTCCGGAATGCTGTTCGAATGTAGTTACTTCCTCCCGACATTCGCACAGCACTACAAGACACACGACCAGAGCGCGTCGTACGCATACATGAAGCGCACCCTGCAGGCGCTGCAATGGCTACGCGGTGGGACCCGCTGGGTGCTCAAATCGCCACAGCATCTGGAACAGTTCCCCGCGCTGTACGCCACCTTCCCCGACGCCACCTTCGTTGTCACCCATCGGGATCCGGTCGAGGTGACGCGATCGATGGCGACCATGATCAGCTACGCAGCACGCATGGCCTGCGACAAACCCGATCCGGTCAAGATCTCGAAGTATTGGTTGGACCGGGCCGACGACCTGCTCACCGGCTGCCTGCGCGACCGCGACGTGCTGCCGGCGGCACAGTCCGTCGACGTGCGGTTCGAGGACTTCATGGCCGATGAGGACGGGACCGTCGCCGCCATCTACGAGCTCGCGGGCCAGCCGCTGGACACCCGGGCCAAAGACGCGATGACGCAGTTCTGCGTCGCGCACCCCCGCGGGCGCTACGGCGCGGTCGACTACCAGCCGGCCGATCTGGGCCTGGATGCCGACGAGGTGGCAGAGCGCCTGCGCGCCTACCGAAACCAATTCGTCGACGACTAGTGGGAGAAACCATGAATCAACCGATCGCCGCTGACGCCTGGGTCGCCACCGAACTCGGTGACCCGGCCAAGGTGCTGGCTCGCCAGAGCGTCGAGGTGCGCGCGCCTGGGCCCGGCGAAATCCGGGTCGCCGTCCATGCGTTCTGCCTCAATTTCAACGACATCGACATCATCGGTG
The window above is part of the Mycolicibacter sp. MU0102 genome. Proteins encoded here:
- a CDS encoding enolase C-terminal domain-like protein, whose product is MRITQIIETPVRLRGEVANALVDFSRHTVSLVAVVSDQIRDGKPVTGVAFNSIGRFAQSGILADRMIPRVLRANPESLLDDAGRIDPARVLTCALADEKPGGHGDRAGAAAALELACWDLNAKLADEPAYRTIAGYFGRDTVPAAVPVYAAGGYYYPGDDSDAGLDRLRSEIRGYLDLGYDAVKMKIGGASTSEDLARVEAVIDIVGSGARVAVDANGRFDEAAAVQWAQALSPFGLRWYEEPGDPLDFALNAAVIEAYDGAVATGENLFSVRDATNLVRYAGMRPSRDIFQMDAGLSYGLTEYARMIEVLEAHGFDRRLAFPHGGHLINLHIVVALGLGGCESYPGVFAPFGGYSPGCVLAEGTIAPTDAPGFGLEEKPDLAAVIADLVG
- a CDS encoding HpcH/HpaI aldolase/citrate lyase family protein; this translates as MSTGPAWLFCPADRPERYGKAAAVADVVILDLEDGVAAADRPAAREALRSTPLDPERTVVRVNPAGTEDQARDLEALADTAYTTVMLAKTESAAQVAALAPRQVVALIETPRGAVFCAEIAAAQQCVAMMWGAEDLVAAMGGGSSRHDQSGSQGRYRDVARHVRSSVLLAASTFGRAALDAVYLNIGDLDGLKAEALDGAAVGFAATVCIHPSQIAVVRDAYRPAPERVDWARRVLAAAQTERGVFAFEGQMVDSPVLRHAEAILRRAD
- a CDS encoding TetR/AcrR family transcriptional regulator, whose product is MTAGPDPAPAGRGRPRDPRTEQAITEAARRLLARDGYDQVSIEAIAREADVSRPTVYRRWPSKTHLVFDAVFGAAEVGDVLTSSGDFEADLRLFVAGVFEFWRAPDVAAAALGILADRHRDPELFIRTQQLLDETTRTAFGVLVRAGIDQGVLDADIDIEIAYDALVGTSFYIAQVLATDTVDAAADRLCTLLLQGMRKKENRDE
- a CDS encoding DUF1214 domain-containing protein encodes the protein MSDELSDLSEAFGSLLDEVRAVEQRLLTADPPLEEADVLDGYRWALSLLRVASEAYIWGDADKPILVDVIGPYLKWGGDNSDAFYQLAPVDPSRSYRVTGNRGDAVYLSMTVYGGPDDGRYSDRIIDTINDRDLGCDADGNFEFVLSAQEQQGNWLKLEPDAVFILTRDYLTDPGTDRRVQWKIEALDDTPRRPDSRADLSRRMRAARTWIREQAAMAPVRLPANVLQEPYPVPSRTVGWAAGDAAYSMGAYELQPGEALVIEGTSPECVFWNLCLWNPFLHTYDYTRERVTINGAHVTYAPDGSWQIVISETDPGHPNWVSTAGRSKGLIWLRWFLPEATPDPLTCRVVDVAELAS
- a CDS encoding class I SAM-dependent methyltransferase, coding for MTDDKARVDLSGSPQTMLATLYAKALDADLPEPILGDRYAKDVVARIDYDWRKTTITAARSPSVTTRSAHFDGWASRFLAANPDAVVLHLGCGLDARYFRLQPGDGIDWYDIDYPDVAALRRQLLPERPHNHVVAASVTDPAWFAEIPTGRPTLMLGEGLTMYLTEPDGVALLRRVVEHAPSGELQFDAFNWLGIKSQWSNAVVRRSGATLHWAINGPDDILAAVPGTRLLQWERWFESATFAQLPRAYRALGKAMSLIPAVANMSQYHRYAF
- a CDS encoding ketopantoate reductase family protein, encoding MKIAVIGCGAMGSIYAAKLAAAGNDVLAVDRSSAHVDAIVAGGLRISGPQPDQVVPMRAATTAPAEPMDLVVLAVKAADVATGANQALPLLGENTPVLTIQNGLGSADTVADIVGAGRVAVGIASGFGASRPAPGHVHHNAMRAVRFGAYAALPFSTVDQIARVWSEAGFDAAAVADIAAMQWEKLICNAAYSAPCALTGMTVGQVMDDADMGPVSRATATEAWTVARAAGIGIDVADPVEHVRAFGAQMPNAKPSALLDHLARRVSEIDVINGAVVRTAVQVGEHAPVNSTLTALVKAVERQWSTPQG
- a CDS encoding sulfotransferase family protein, translating into MSAATRPGAIRLEDLANPVFPEAAAPMRDGLAGYGAVLQLTPEALLQAATERTGLDNWGDNGFRERLDVLCGSLNAEADLSGVGRAMAFEQLAGHLVNRLRLEGLIAANPEIESIEIERPIIICGLPRTGTTHLHNLIAADPALRYLPYWESMEPVPTPGEPDPQARRDRCAVGLDLINTSMPEFKRMHDMTVDHAHEEIQLLGNDISGMLFECSYFLPTFAQHYKTHDQSASYAYMKRTLQALQWLRGGTRWVLKSPQHLEQFPALYATFPDATFVVTHRDPVEVTRSMATMISYAARMACDKPDPVKISKYWLDRADDLLTGCLRDRDVLPAAQSVDVRFEDFMADEDGTVAAIYELAGQPLDTRAKDAMTQFCVAHPRGRYGAVDYQPADLGLDADEVAERLRAYRNQFVDD